The Granulicella arctica genome segment TTTATCTCAACGGGCAGCTACTCGACGAGCCCTACGCAATATACCGCCCCGCCGCTCCCGATGGCTTTCGCGACAACTTTCCCCGGATGCAGAGCGCCGAACCGGGCGTCGACTCGCGATGGTGGATCAACATGCGGCACCTGATCGATCATGGCGACCTTGTGATTCCGAAGGGTCAGTACTTCGTACTCGGCGACAACCGCAATAACAGCGAGGACAGCCGCTACTGGGGGTTTGTTCCGCACGCAGCCATCGTCGGCAAGCCTTTTTTAATTTATTTCTCCTTGCGGCAGCCGGAACGAGACGACCCTCCCGCAACCGCTCGACTGGAGAGTCCGCTGCGGCGGCCCAGCCTCGAGGAGAGAGTGATCGACCATCTCTCCGACTTCGCCCGCTGGGACAGGACCTTCCAGGTTGTCCGCTGACCGCAGCAGGAGAGATACACTGTCACCTGTGCCTGTGGAGACGACGTTGACAAATACCCTGGAAGTACGCACGGCCGATCCGGAGATCGTTTCGACCCAGCCGACAGACGAAAACGAGACGCTTTCAGAGTCACTTGCGTCCATCTGTGTCGTGCTTGTGGTCTGGCTCTTCGTGATGACCTTCGTCTTCCAGAACTTCGAGATCCCCTCAGCATCGATGGAGAAGACGCTGCTGATCGGCGATCACGTGATCGTCAATCGGATATCCCTTGCGCCGCTGACAAGCTGGGCACGCTTCATGCCGTATCACGAGGTGCATCGAGGCGATATCATCGTCTTCCTCAAGCCCGGTGAACCGGACCTCTTTCTCGTCAAACGAGTGATTGCCATTCCTGGCGACCGCATTCATCTGCATAACGGCGTCGTCTACCTGAACGGCGTCGCACAGAACGAGCCGCAGGCGGGCATGCCGGAGGATGACGGCGATACGCAACACGCTTCCTATCCCTACCGTGACGACTTCCCTGCCCTGCCGCCGACCGCCTACGACGAGGTGACACCCCAATGGGCGCATGATCTGCCCCGTTACATTCAGGGCGGCGATCTGGTAGTGCCTCCGGGAAAGATCTTCGCACTGGGCGACAACCGAACAGAGAGCCTCGATGGGCGTTTCTGGGGCTTCGTGCCACGCGCCAATATTGTGGGCAGCCCGCTATTCGTCTACTGGTCCTTCCAGACGCCCGCCGATCAGATCGACAAGCAGAGTCCTAGAGAACAGCTCCGCTTTATCGCGCATGTTCTGATCCATTTCTTCGATGAGACCCGGTGGAAGCGGACACTGCATGTTATTCGTTAAAACGGTAGAAAATAACGGTAGCCAACTGGCACCACGAATGTCAGACCATGCAGGGTAACGGATAGAGCGGATGCAGGAAACAGATTCAACCTACGAGCGCGAACAAAGCGTATCCCCCGCGGGACGCTCGCTCTTTCGTCGCCTTTTACCGCTCTACGCGATCCTGCTGTTAATGATCGTGACGGCGCTGGTGGTGCCGCTGATCAACGTCAACCGCTACCAGCGCAGAATCGTTGTCAGCCTGAGCGAGAGCCTCGGCCGTCCAATCCACCTGGACCGGATCTCACTGACCGTCCTCCCGCTACCGGGTCTTACGATCGAAAACCTGGTCGTAGGCGAAGATCCCGCCTTCGGCTCCGAACCATTCATCCGCGCCAGCTCTGTCCGGGCTACCTTACGGATCAGTTCCCTATGGCGGCGACGCATCGAGTTCACAACGATCAGCTTCACCGAGCCAAGCATCAACCTGGTAAAGACAACGCAGGGGAAGTGGAATCTCGAAAGCATTCTCCTACAAGCTTCTCGGATCGCAGCCGCACCTACCGCCCAGGCGCGGGCAAGTGCTGCTCCACGCTTTCCGTATATTGAAGCCACAGGTGCGCGGCTGAACCTGAAGGCCGACCAGGAGAAGATGCCAATCTCACTGACCGATGCAGACTTTGCGCTCTGGCTGGATAGTCCCGAGCAGTGGCGGCTCCGGCTGAACGGCCACCCTAACCGTACTGACACGAATGCATCCGATACAGGCACGCTTCAGATAGAGGGCACCCTGGGCCACGCGTCAACATTGAAGGACGTGCCAGTCAACCTGAAGGCCGAGTGGCGCAACGCTCCCCTGGGGGAGGCTAGCCGCGTTCTGCTGGGTCACGATGCGGGGCTACGAGGCTCATTGACGCTCTCGACCACCACACAGGGAACGGTCGGCAAGAGCACCGTACAGACGATGCTGCATCTCTCCGAGGTGCGGCGAGCCGACTTCATTCCAGAGCGCAAGCTATCCATCGATGTCGAGTGTCAGGCCGTCGAAACGGAAGCCTTTCGCTCTCTCAATGATCTGCAATGCAGTTGGCCGCCGGCCCTGACCTCAGAGAAGAAGATCCTGGCGCTGACGGGTTCCATCCCTGACCTGCGCCAGCTCTCCTCTGCCTCCTTTGAATTGGGTACTCCCGGAATTCCCGCATCCACCCTGCTGGAATGGATGCGGGTCGCCAGCTCTCAGATGAACCCCGAGATCGTTGCCACCGGGTCGTTAACAGGAAGCCTATTTTTCCATGGCTCTCCATTACCGTCGGCAGCTCCTGGCGAACCATGGGAGGGTCAATTTGCCTTCTCCGACGGAAGCCTGACCGTACCCTCCGTGACGTCGGCTAAGCCGATGTTTTCGGGAAGCGTGGCCCTGCACTCGACTCCTCCTGCCACATCTCACGCGAAGAGTCCGCAGCCAGTCCAGCTTGTTCTGCCACAGGTTCCGCTGGACCTGGGAGGACGTGATCTGGCTACGATCGATGGTCGCTTCGACGAAAACGGCTACACACTGCACCTGACCGGCACGGCGCTTCCGGCAAAGCTGCTTGCATTGGGAGCCGCGCTGCCGCAAATTGGGAACGGTTTGGCGGCTGTCGTCCCACCAGCCGCATCAACGATCCCCTTCCGCTTTGATCTGACGTCCACGCGGATGTGGGGCGGGCAGCAGGTATGGCACCCCACCGACCACGTCACGGCATCGTCGAAATATAAGAAGCCCCGCTAGAGACTATGGTGTCGGCGCACGCAGCTTGAGTTGGACCGTGTGCAGCGTTGTACGCATCTCCGGCACGCTGCCATCGTTGACGAGAACCTCGTCCGGCGTGCCTTCAAACAGGATGCGAGTCGAGGCGCTGGAATGTCCGGAGATGCGCAGCCGCTCGGTTGCCGTCAAAGCCCCCGAATGCACCGTCACCGGCACCTCCGCAACAGCATCGCCATCATTGCGAACGTCCACTGCGACCAGCCAGCCAGTAGACTTACCTCCCTGGGTAGCGAGCTGCCGCGGGGTCACGCCAACGATCGACAGATCAGGCAGACCGCGGTCCCGATAGACCCAGTCGTCGAAGAACCAGCGCAGATCTTTGTGTGAATACTGCTCGAGATCCCGTTCAAACTCTTCTGGGTCACGATCCGCCTTTGCGTCCTTCCGGTAGATCAGGAGCGTCTGCTTGAGCGCTTCGTCGCTCGTGATGGAGCGCAGCATCCAAAGGACTGCGGCAGCCTTTGTACGGTAGTACACCTCGTCGCTTGCCCGAGTGAGACTCTGGCCCGTACCGGCTTGATCTTCCTGTTTGGGAATCTCCGGCTCGGCCAGCGCCAGCGTGTTGGTAGCTTGTTGGAGAGTATCAACAGCCGCATCACGGCCTTGATTGTGTTCAGTCCACAGGAGCGACAGAAGCTGCGGGACCCCCTCATCCAGCCAGGTCTGCGAGGACTGGAACCATGCGTGTGTCAGGGTGTGGACCAGCGAGGGAGCCAACACCGTGGCTGCTGCGGCATGCATGGGGAGAACGAGAAAGGCATCGTCCTCAAACGGCTGACCAGGATGGTCGATAATTTTTAACTGGGTGAGCGGCTGTGGCCCAAGCCACTCCGTCAAGAGCGGCTTCACAAGGGCAGCAGCAGCGGCGTACTGCGGCAACGAGTCGTAATGATCGGTCACCGCGGCAATCAGCGTATCGTCCGTCACGGTCGGCGCTCGATCCGTGACAAAGAGGCTGGGCGAACGGAAGCCGAGGCTCCGAGTGCCGAACTCCGCCGTGGCAACACCTGTAGCCTGCGCGACAGGCAGGTCCCGATCATCGCTGACAGCAACCAGTTGTTCGCGACGTCCACAGAAGAACGCTGCGTCAGGAGGGTCGCCAACATACTGGATGCTAAGCCGGAGATGCGTACTGGCGTTCTCCTGACGCAGGCGATTCCTGCCGACCTCCTGAAAGAACTTGGCCCCATCACCCAGAAAGACTGGAGCAGCAGCGGTGGGATACCAGAGAACGTTACCGAAGCCGCGCAATGCTGTAGTTTCGGGCGAGATAGCATCCCAATCGGCTTGCGCCGCCTGCTCCGGAGGCGCGCCAATGCGTTCGAGCCGCTCGGCCGAGGTATGGATCTCCCCGGAGTAGAAGACCGTAAGTGCAAGACTCGCTCCGGGAGCGAGAGGTTGCGGCAGGGTCACAATCGCTTCGTTAGCCTTGCCGGTATGATCGGCATCAGTATCGATCTCGTGCTGGCCGAAGGTCGCAGGTGTAGACTTTTCACCAGATCCGAGGGCAATACTCTCCCATTTCAGCGTAGACGAAAGCTGTAGAGCGAGGTAGTGCAGCGGTGCGATCCCATCATTACGCACGTCGATCCGCGCATGCACCGCGATTTGCGACTCAGCGGGAACGAGATGAACATCCAGATCGTAGCTTGTAAAGGTGGGAGCGGTGCGGTCGGCGGGCGTGATCTCCGGCAGCACCGCTGTAGCGCCAGACTTCACGGAAGCAGGCAGGGTTCCGTGATCGGTGGAGAAAAGAACGGTGCTCTTTTGATCCTGCGGCACTGTCTGAGATTGTTCCACGTGGAACATTGCCGGGCCGAGGAGTACAAACCCCAAAATTGTCGATAGCGTCACGAACCCAACCCTTTACGCTTCTTTGGAGGCATCGGCGCGGGAGGCGGAGCAGCGCTCTCCCGGCGCTGGCGCATGGCCTCGTACATCACGATTGCACCTGCCACAGACACGTTGAGTGAAGAGACCTTGCCTGCCATGGGAATCCGCAGGAGATGGTCGCAGGTCTTTTTGACTAGGTCGTGCAGACCGGCTCCTTCGCGCCCAAGAACAAGGACGCAGTCGGTCTTGAAGTCGAAATCGGTGTAGTCAGGGGTTCCGCGCTCGTCAAGACCAAGCACCCAGACGTTTTTCTGCTTCAACTGCTCAAGCGAACGGACAAGGTTGGTGACACGGGCAACCTTGACGTGCTCGGAGGCACCCGCCGAGGTCTTCGCTACGGTTGCGGTAATCGGCGCAGAGCGGCGTTCGGGCAAGATCACGCCATCAACGCCAGCTCCTTCAGCAGTACGAAGAAGCGCGCCGAGGTTGTGCGGGTCTTCCACACCGTCAAGTGCGAGGAAGAAGCGGTGACCGTCTTTTTCAGGGGCCATCAGGTCTTCGATCGCCAGAAATTTACGCTCACGCACCATGGCCAGGACACCCTGATGCATGTCGGTGCGCGCTAGCTTAGTGAGCGTATCGCGCGATTCGTGGGTGACGCGAATGCCAGCGGAGCGGCAGAGCTCAATCAGACGATCGAGCTTTTCATCGCGGCGATCCCGCGCCACGCTGACGTGGTCGAGGGCGCGTGCTCCAGAGCGAATCGCCTCCTCAACAGGATGAAGACCGTAAAGAACTTCCATCTCTCCAGTTTACCGCCCCATTGCGAGGAGCCTTTTGGCGGCTGCATTTAGAATGTATATAAGACCCTTGCACCTTTAGCTTCCGGAGACGGATTTGACGACTTTTTCAATGGATCGCAAGAAATCCAGCCGCAGTGGCGTCTTTTCTTCCCATTCCTCCGTCTTATCTACGGTGCAGGCCAGGTCCATGTCGATTTCCGCAGCTCTCGCAGTCGAGACGGAACGCGAGAATATGACGATCGCTCGCGGGTTGAAACGTCAGGATCCGGACGTCCTCGACCACCTCATCGAGCTCTATCAACACCGCCTGCTACGCTACCTGCTCTTCCTTACAGGCAAGCGCGAGGTCGCAGAAGACCTCTTCCAGGAGACCTGGATGCGCGTCCTGCTGCGCGGTGCACAATACAACGGCAAGGCGCGATTCGATACCTGGCTGTTTACGATCGCCCGCAATCTTGTCATCGACCTTTCGCGCAAGCGCACCATGGCGAGCCTGGATGAGATGAACGAAGCCGGTGAGGATGATCGGCCATTCCAGATTGCCGCCGATGGACCGTCTCCGCTCGAACAGTTCCAGTCGCGCGAGAATTGCGCCGAGGTAGCTCGGGTACTTCTGACCCTGGAACCAAACTATCGCGAGGTTCTCGTCCTCCGCTTTCACGAAGAGCTTTCGCTCGAAGAGATTGCAGGCGTAACCAAAGCTCCGTTATCCACAGTCAAATCGCGCCTGTACCGCGGTCTGGCGGCGTTGAAACCGGAGATGGAGCGTTTGCGTACGACGCGATCGCACACAGAGGTGTCTCTATGAGGCCGGTCGGCGCGGGCTCAGCCACCCCGCGAAGTGATGCGGAGATATTCGCACGTTCCGCGATGTCGGGACTGAATACAGCAGCACCGGCAACAACCGTCAATCGAACACACCGTGTCGTGAGGGAGCGCGCTCGCACGCTACAGGCCAACCGCAGCCGCATGCGCGGTCTGATGCTGCCTTTGCTGCTGAGCTCCGCTCTGATGATTATGCTGTTCTCGGCGTTCTGGGTCATGCTCGACCAGTATGAGATCGTTGCATCGGAGACACCGGAACACACACATCATTTTTTCCTGCTTCTGCTATGGTTCTTACCTGTTTCCGTGGCAATGCTGGCCATGGTATGGTATCGCCGTGCCAGAAACCAGTCTGATGCTGAGGCTGCCCGATGACGACTCTCTGGAATAAGCGAGCGGACGACTACACCAATACCTCAGAGGGCGGGGACGCAGAACTGACGATGATTCCTCGCTGGTCGATCGTGCTCGCGATCCTCGTCTTTGGGGCGACCCAATATCTGTTTCACGGAATTCTTCCTCATCACAAGGCAGAGATGCTGCCGTGGCGGATATTGATGGGCTACTCCACAGGAACCGCCTTTGCCAGCTATGTGCTGCTGGTGGGGTATGTCAGCCGTGACGTCAAGCGACGCAATATGTCTCGGTCGCTTTGGCTTTTGATTGTTCTCCTGATGCCAGGCGGTATCGGCGGCGTTGTGTACTTCCTGCTGCGCCAACCGATCCTGTCGCGCTGCCCGCATTGTTCGACCGAGGTTGCGTCCACATACCACTTCTGCCCGCAATGCCAGTTCCAGATGGCTCCCGTCTGCGGACAGTGCTTTCGCGGCGTACAGATCACCGATGTTTATTGCACACAGTGCGGCCACGATCTGGCCGAAGACCACGCTCCAAACCGGCTTCGCGTCTATAGCGATTAGCATGGAGTAGATGGCACTCACGACGCTCATTATCGACGACGAACCGCTTGCCCGGCAGGAACTGCATTATCTTCTCGATGCGCTGGGCGGGGTCGAGGTTTTGGCTGAAGGCACCAATGGCATCGACGCTGTGGAATTGATCCGGCACCATAAGCCGGACGTCGTCTTTCTCGATGTGCAGATGCCAGGACTCGACGGGTTTGCCGTCCTGAAGAAGCTGCTGGACAAGAAGATTCCACTCCCACAGATCGTCTTCGCCACGGCATATGACCGCTATGCGGTGCGTGCGTTCGAGGTGAATGCTGCTGACTATCTGCTGAAGCCGTTCGATCGCAAACGGGTACGGCAGACGATTGAAAAAGCCTCCGCACGTATGGCGGCTCCTGCGGAGTCGACCAGTGAGGCAAAGCTGGATGCCCTGCTACGGCTGGTCGAAGAGCAGGCCCAGCCTGCAAAAGCCAACTCCGGCAAGGTTGTGGTGCGTGCGCAGAGCCGCCTGTTGCTTGTCGATCAGCATGAGATCTGCTTTGCCTCAATCGAGGATGGCGCGATTCATGTAATCACCGCGACGGTAGAGGGACAATCGAACTGCCGGACGCTCGAGGAGCTGACGGAGCAGCTCAACCCTGAGACCTTCTGGCGCGCCCACCGCTCATACGTCGTGAATCTCCAGCATATCCGCGAGGTTGTGCCATGGTTCAACTCCAGCTATCAACTGCGGATGGATGATCGGAAGCAGACAGAGATTCCAGTCAGCCGGTCCCAGACGAAGCGGCTACGCGAACTCTTCAATCTCTAATACGGTTTTCGTACAGAGAGGAACACTCAGGCGGTGTTAAGCCGTATTTGCCTGCCAATTTTGTTCATTCCACAAAAAAGCGGCTGCTTGCTCATGGAGCAGGTCAGTCGCTTTTTTGTACCACTCTAGAGGTATTTGATGGTGAGAACGGGAAGAATACTAGCGAGGAACGAAAGCAGACCAAGAATGCTCAATGAAATAACCAACATGATGAGGTCCTTTCTCCTTGTTATAGGCAAGGTTTTTGATGGGTGTTGCAGAAGTAACTATACAACTTAAGTTCCATTTTCAAAGTTTTTAAATTACCAAAGTTGACAAATTATTTTGAGATCACTAATCGTTAGTACTGTTTGACGAAATTTTGCGCACTTCCTCCACCAATGATCATATCTGCGGTCACATTCAGGCCAAGCTATTCACTCGGTCATGCAGTCCAGAGAAGTGATCTGATGTTAAATACGAAAGCGGTTGCCGCAGTACGGCAACCGCTCTCGTATGCAGCTTATTTGTAGGAGATGCTGAGGATGGGGAGAATGCTGGCGAGAAACGAAAGGAGACCAAGAATACTGAGGGAGATGCTGAGCATGTTCAATCCTTTCCCCTTGGGTGTCCAAGGCTTGATTGTTGTCCGGCTTGCCATACAAGTGGCGATCTGACCATACTCCATGCTGTTGCGCTCAAGAAAATACAATGCTGCGCATAGTCCGTTAAGGGAATAGCACAGCATGAATTGAACGATGAGAGCAGACTTTGAAGTATAACTCAAAGTCCTTGTCAAGGCGATTGCACTGCGAACCGTACGGCAGGCAACCGCCCCGAAAAGAGTTACGAGACCGTGATGAGGTTGAGGAGAGCGCTGAGAAGGGCTGCGATGAAGATGCTGATGGTAATCATTGTGTTGTCCACCTTTCCCCTTGGTAACTCCAAGGTCTCTATTTGGTATAAACCGAACATACATCTTAGGTAACAATGTTTCAAGGCTTTTTAGATGACTAAAGCTTTAATTTATTGAATCGTACATTTATTAGCAAGCATCGTAAACACCTGCTAGTTACCGATTACCAACTATGCCTAGACGACAAGGCAGGTTAAATATGTCCGATCTGCCTCCCACACCCTCTCATGTCTTCCATTAGGGCCATTTTTCGCAGGAAATCGCTCGATATTGAGACAACACGAGCATCGTTAGACAGGTACGGTCTTAGCTATTCCACGGTAACGCTCTTGGCGAGATTTCTTGGCTGGTCGACATCGCAGCCACGACGCACTGCGATGTGGTACGCGAGAAGCTGGAGCGGGACTACCTCGAGTACGGGCAACAGTAACTCCGGGGCCTGGGGAATGTGGATCGTGTGCTCAACGAGCTG includes the following:
- a CDS encoding LytR/AlgR family response regulator transcription factor — translated: MALTTLIIDDEPLARQELHYLLDALGGVEVLAEGTNGIDAVELIRHHKPDVVFLDVQMPGLDGFAVLKKLLDKKIPLPQIVFATAYDRYAVRAFEVNAADYLLKPFDRKRVRQTIEKASARMAAPAESTSEAKLDALLRLVEEQAQPAKANSGKVVVRAQSRLLLVDQHEICFASIEDGAIHVITATVEGQSNCRTLEELTEQLNPETFWRAHRSYVVNLQHIREVVPWFNSSYQLRMDDRKQTEIPVSRSQTKRLRELFNL
- the lepB gene encoding signal peptidase I, translated to MISSAATSPPAAPLTRAYSGDPLSAVQSLLYIIVVALFIITFSAQPFQIPSGSMEPTLRIGDFLLVNKQIVPHAATGDPLPGTGIHRGDIIVFYYPIDPSLHLVKRVIGLPGDRIHLHEGHVYLNGQLLDEPYAIYRPAAPDGFRDNFPRMQSAEPGVDSRWWINMRHLIDHGDLVIPKGQYFVLGDNRNNSEDSRYWGFVPHAAIVGKPFLIYFSLRQPERDDPPATARLESPLRRPSLEERVIDHLSDFARWDRTFQVVR
- the rlmB gene encoding 23S rRNA (guanosine(2251)-2'-O)-methyltransferase RlmB, translating into MEVLYGLHPVEEAIRSGARALDHVSVARDRRDEKLDRLIELCRSAGIRVTHESRDTLTKLARTDMHQGVLAMVRERKFLAIEDLMAPEKDGHRFFLALDGVEDPHNLGALLRTAEGAGVDGVILPERRSAPITATVAKTSAGASEHVKVARVTNLVRSLEQLKQKNVWVLGLDERGTPDYTDFDFKTDCVLVLGREGAGLHDLVKKTCDHLLRIPMAGKVSSLNVSVAGAIVMYEAMRQRRESAAPPPAPMPPKKRKGLGS
- a CDS encoding AsmA family protein; its protein translation is MQETDSTYEREQSVSPAGRSLFRRLLPLYAILLLMIVTALVVPLINVNRYQRRIVVSLSESLGRPIHLDRISLTVLPLPGLTIENLVVGEDPAFGSEPFIRASSVRATLRISSLWRRRIEFTTISFTEPSINLVKTTQGKWNLESILLQASRIAAAPTAQARASAAPRFPYIEATGARLNLKADQEKMPISLTDADFALWLDSPEQWRLRLNGHPNRTDTNASDTGTLQIEGTLGHASTLKDVPVNLKAEWRNAPLGEASRVLLGHDAGLRGSLTLSTTTQGTVGKSTVQTMLHLSEVRRADFIPERKLSIDVECQAVETEAFRSLNDLQCSWPPALTSEKKILALTGSIPDLRQLSSASFELGTPGIPASTLLEWMRVASSQMNPEIVATGSLTGSLFFHGSPLPSAAPGEPWEGQFAFSDGSLTVPSVTSAKPMFSGSVALHSTPPATSHAKSPQPVQLVLPQVPLDLGGRDLATIDGRFDENGYTLHLTGTALPAKLLALGAALPQIGNGLAAVVPPAASTIPFRFDLTSTRMWGGQQVWHPTDHVTASSKYKKPR
- a CDS encoding zinc ribbon domain-containing protein; the encoded protein is MTTLWNKRADDYTNTSEGGDAELTMIPRWSIVLAILVFGATQYLFHGILPHHKAEMLPWRILMGYSTGTAFASYVLLVGYVSRDVKRRNMSRSLWLLIVLLMPGGIGGVVYFLLRQPILSRCPHCSTEVASTYHFCPQCQFQMAPVCGQCFRGVQITDVYCTQCGHDLAEDHAPNRLRVYSD
- a CDS encoding M1 family aminopeptidase → MTLSTILGFVLLGPAMFHVEQSQTVPQDQKSTVLFSTDHGTLPASVKSGATAVLPEITPADRTAPTFTSYDLDVHLVPAESQIAVHARIDVRNDGIAPLHYLALQLSSTLKWESIALGSGEKSTPATFGQHEIDTDADHTGKANEAIVTLPQPLAPGASLALTVFYSGEIHTSAERLERIGAPPEQAAQADWDAISPETTALRGFGNVLWYPTAAAPVFLGDGAKFFQEVGRNRLRQENASTHLRLSIQYVGDPPDAAFFCGRREQLVAVSDDRDLPVAQATGVATAEFGTRSLGFRSPSLFVTDRAPTVTDDTLIAAVTDHYDSLPQYAAAAALVKPLLTEWLGPQPLTQLKIIDHPGQPFEDDAFLVLPMHAAAATVLAPSLVHTLTHAWFQSSQTWLDEGVPQLLSLLWTEHNQGRDAAVDTLQQATNTLALAEPEIPKQEDQAGTGQSLTRASDEVYYRTKAAAVLWMLRSITSDEALKQTLLIYRKDAKADRDPEEFERDLEQYSHKDLRWFFDDWVYRDRGLPDLSIVGVTPRQLATQGGKSTGWLVAVDVRNDGDAVAEVPVTVHSGALTATERLRISGHSSASTRILFEGTPDEVLVNDGSVPEMRTTLHTVQLKLRAPTP
- a CDS encoding RNA polymerase sigma factor is translated as MSISAALAVETERENMTIARGLKRQDPDVLDHLIELYQHRLLRYLLFLTGKREVAEDLFQETWMRVLLRGAQYNGKARFDTWLFTIARNLVIDLSRKRTMASLDEMNEAGEDDRPFQIAADGPSPLEQFQSRENCAEVARVLLTLEPNYREVLVLRFHEELSLEEIAGVTKAPLSTVKSRLYRGLAALKPEMERLRTTRSHTEVSL
- the lepB gene encoding signal peptidase I yields the protein MTNTLEVRTADPEIVSTQPTDENETLSESLASICVVLVVWLFVMTFVFQNFEIPSASMEKTLLIGDHVIVNRISLAPLTSWARFMPYHEVHRGDIIVFLKPGEPDLFLVKRVIAIPGDRIHLHNGVVYLNGVAQNEPQAGMPEDDGDTQHASYPYRDDFPALPPTAYDEVTPQWAHDLPRYIQGGDLVVPPGKIFALGDNRTESLDGRFWGFVPRANIVGSPLFVYWSFQTPADQIDKQSPREQLRFIAHVLIHFFDETRWKRTLHVIR